GTTAATCCTTATGAGTCATTAAGCGTAATAGTTCATGTTAGATAACCACTGCAGAATTTCTAAAAATGGCTAATACCCATTGCAGCAGGGAGTCACCATAAGGCACTAACTGGGAGTGCCGCCACACAGGATGCCGGGAACCCGCTAAGAAGTAGTCCCAAAAAAATAGCAGCGCACAAACGATGAGGATCCCGCGTAACAGACCGAAGCAAAATCCTAACAGCCGATCGGTGGCCGATAACCCCAGGCTAGCTAGGACTCTGCCCAAGAGCGCAGTAACCACCCCACCCACCGCTAAGGTACCCAGCAATAGCACGACCCGCGCAACGCCTTGGCGCATGATGGGCTGTGGAACAAAGCTTAAATAAGGCGATAAATAGGTGTAGCCATAACTCGCCGCGCAACAAGCGGCCACCCACACCATTAGCGCCAGCACTTCTCGTACAAACCCCCGCAGACAACCCAGCACGGCCGAGCCCGCCAGTAGCGCTAACAGCGTGTAATCAATCCACAACATCTCAGGCTTTACCATCCCCTCTCCTACCAGTTTAACAAACACTTGCGCCGCTGTACTGACTATCAGCGGCCGTTAAGCGCTATGCTTATCCAATCCCTCAGCTTCTAAAGCTTGCAACACCGGCGCTACGGTATGAAAAGAACCAAAAACCACGACTATCTCGTTCTGCTGGGCAGACTGCATAGCTTGCTGCCAAGCTGCCAGCACACCCTCAAAAGCCTGCGCCGTCGGCGGTAACCATTCAAGCAGGCATTGCACCGTCCCTTGACGCTCGCCTTCGCCCGCTATCGGGGCACAATACCATTGATCAACCTGCAGTTTTATGGCAGCCAGTGATCCAGGAATATCTTTATCCGACAACATCCCGACGACCGCATGCAGTTTTCCAAGCTGTGGCTGACGTTGACGCAGTGCCAACAGCTGGTCGGCTAAGTAAGCAACCGCTTGTGGATTATGGGCGATATCGACAATCAGATAGTGTGGGGTACGCTGAAGGATCTGAAAGCGTCCCGGAAGCCAGGCTTGCTGTAACCCGCGAACCACGGCTGCCCTATCAACCACCAACGGTGAACAGCGTAGTGCCGCCAAAGCGGTCGCGGCATTCTCTAGGGGAACCTGAGGTAGTGGCAGTTCAGATAAGCATCCCTGGTGATCATGCCAATGCCAAACGTCCGCCTGGATCTCAAAAAACCAATCAATCCCCCTTTGAAATAGCGGGGCTTGCAGCTGCTTAGCGCGAGTGATCATAGAGTGAGGAGGCGCTAATTCACCAATCACTGCTGGCCTCTGAGGACGAAAAATACCGGCTTTCTCATACCCAATGGACTCCCGATCAGGCCCCAGCCAGTCGGTATGATCTAACGCAATGGTGGTGATGACAGCAATATCAGCATCCACCAGATTGACGGCATCTAAACGCCCCCCGAGCCCAACCTCTAAAATAACTGCCTCTAGCGCGGCTTGTCGGAATAGCTGTAGCGCCACTAAAGTGGTGTATTCGAAAAAAGTGAGGGCCACTCCCATCCGCACTCTGGTGTGTTCAATGAGAGAAAAGGCCGCAGTATAAGCAGATTCAGCCGGCTCGGCCCCTTGGATCCGCACACGTTCTGTAAAGCACAGCAGATGAGGTGAACTGTAGACACCAACACGATAACCGGCCGCCAATAATATTGCCTCTAGCGTACAGCAGGTCGTTCCTTTGCCATTGGTTCCCGCCACGGTAAAGACCTGAGACGCTAGCGGTTGGTCTAAAGAGAGCTCGCGGGCAACTTGAGTGATTCGCTCTAGCCCCAACTCAATCCGCTGGTGGTAGTGCTGATCAAGATAGTTAAACCAGATCTCTAAAGAAGCTGAGGCATCAGGTATCTGGGGCTTCATGAGGAGAATCCGTCTTTCAGACACTCACTGGGAGGTGCTGGCTGGTGGGTTAACTTAGCCAGCACTCTAGCAAGGTATGGGCGGAGCTGTGAACGCGGCACAATGTTATCAATGGCCCCTTTCTCTAATAAGAATTCACTACGTTGAAATCCCGGCGGTAAGATCTCGCGAACCGTCTGCTGGATCACCCGGGGGCCGGCAAAGCCAATAAGCGCTTTGGGCTCGGCAATATTAATATCCCCTAACATCGCTAAACTAGCAGAGACTCCACCCATGGTCGGATTGGTTAGTACAGAAATATAGGGTAGGCGCTGTTGCCTTAATTTAGATAATGCGGCGCTCGTCCTGGCCATTTGCATCAAGGCAAACAGCGCCTCTTGCATCCGCGCACCGCCGCTAGCAGAAAAACAGACTAAGGGGCAACGCAGCCTCAAGGCCTGCTCTACCCCGTAGACAAATCGGGAGCCGACGGCAACAGACATCGAGCCAGCAATAAAGGCAAATTCAAAGGCTGCCGCCACCAGTGGCATGCCGTAGAGGGTGCCCTGCTGGACCAGTAGCGCCTCTGGTTCACCGGTCGCCTTTTGAGCACTGCTCAACCGATCTCTATATTTTTTAATATCACGAAATTTCAACCGATCCTGAGCCAGCTGATCGCTGGCTAACTCTTGAACTCCCTCCTGATCGAGAAACTGCAGCAACCGCCTGCGCGCT
This genomic stretch from unidentified bacterial endosymbiont harbors:
- a CDS encoding CvpA family protein, with translation MVKPEMLWIDYTLLALLAGSAVLGCLRGFVREVLALMVWVAACCAASYGYTYLSPYLSFVPQPIMRQGVARVVLLLGTLAVGGVVTALLGRVLASLGLSATDRLLGFCFGLLRGILIVCALLFFWDYFLAGSRHPVWRHSQLVPYGDSLLQWVLAIFRNSAVVI
- the folC gene encoding bifunctional tetrahydrofolate synthase/dihydrofolate synthase, which produces MKPQIPDASASLEIWFNYLDQHYHQRIELGLERITQVARELSLDQPLASQVFTVAGTNGKGTTCCTLEAILLAAGYRVGVYSSPHLLCFTERVRIQGAEPAESAYTAAFSLIEHTRVRMGVALTFFEYTTLVALQLFRQAALEAVILEVGLGGRLDAVNLVDADIAVITTIALDHTDWLGPDRESIGYEKAGIFRPQRPAVIGELAPPHSMITRAKQLQAPLFQRGIDWFFEIQADVWHWHDHQGCLSELPLPQVPLENAATALAALRCSPLVVDRAAVVRGLQQAWLPGRFQILQRTPHYLIVDIAHNPQAVAYLADQLLALRQRQPQLGKLHAVVGMLSDKDIPGSLAAIKLQVDQWYCAPIAGEGERQGTVQCLLEWLPPTAQAFEGVLAAWQQAMQSAQQNEIVVVFGSFHTVAPVLQALEAEGLDKHSA
- the accD gene encoding acetyl-CoA carboxylase, carboxyltransferase subunit beta; its protein translation is MSWIERILNKNTILSAQRATIPEGVWTKCSACEAVLYREELTRNLEVCPRCDHHMQWPARRRLLQFLDQEGVQELASDQLAQDRLKFRDIKKYRDRLSSAQKATGEPEALLVQQGTLYGMPLVAAAFEFAFIAGSMSVAVGSRFVYGVEQALRLRCPLVCFSASGGARMQEALFALMQMARTSAALSKLRQQRLPYISVLTNPTMGGVSASLAMLGDINIAEPKALIGFAGPRVIQQTVREILPPGFQRSEFLLEKGAIDNIVPRSQLRPYLARVLAKLTHQPAPPSECLKDGFSS